GCTGAATCCGTTATGAATTGATATATTATTGTATAAAAGTTAGGTGATTTTGGTAATGTCTCTAATTGTTATTTCAGATTATATCAAAAAAAATAAATAAAAAATACAAGTAATATATAATCATGCTTAAAATCCCTTGGTGGAGGCATTAATATTACAGATAATAATATAGAAAATGATGAAACTCAACTTTTAATAAATGAAAATAATAAGATTATTTTGAAAAATCTTAGTAATGCTGGTTTACGTGTATTGATTATGTGGTTTTTATCTAAAGAGAAATTACATGGATATATATTGATAAAGAAAATTAATCAGTTCTTTAAGCCTCAAATTGATCATAATTTGATGACACCTATAAGAGCTAGTAAAATGTATCCTGTATTAAAACGTATGGAAGAGGATGGCTTAATTATTAGTTCTGAGGGTATGCATAATAATAAAAAGGTTAAGGAATATGAGATAACACCACAGGGTTATGAAGTATATCATACAATTAGATTACAATTAAAAGAATTTATAGAATCAGATATGTGGTTTGATTTTTTATTGGATTTATTAGTAACAGAATAAGGGTTATATCAATTAATTAGAGTTTTCATATAAACAGTTATATAAAAAAAAAGAAGTAGTGTAAAAAAAAAATAATAGTTGAATTAATAACTTTTTTTATTCTTTACTAATTTTAATCATTTCACTTAGTAGTGTGTGTCCAACGATTGTACCATATTTTCCTTTTGACATGTCTTCAGAGAATACTTCTGTTGCATCTGGTTCTTTTATGCTGGTACTGTAGATTGCAAATGGTACTGGAGTCATAGTATGTGTTTTTACATTAATTGGTGTTGGATGATCAGGTAATACTGCTATTGTGTATTCTTCATCTATATTTGGTAATTCTTTTAATAGTTTTTCAAGAATTATACTGTCAATGTTTTCTATTGCTCTTATTTTTTCAGGTAAGTTACCCTCATGACCTGCTTCATCAGGTGCTTCAATGTGTATGAATTGTACATCATGTGTTTTAAGAGATTCTAGTGCATAATCAACCTTGTTCTGGTAGTT
This genomic interval from Candidatus Methanosphaera massiliense contains the following:
- a CDS encoding PadR family transcriptional regulator, translating into MKNLSNAGLRVLIMWFLSKEKLHGYILIKKINQFFKPQIDHNLMTPIRASKMYPVLKRMEEDGLIISSEGMHNNKKVKEYEITPQGYEVYHTIRLQLKEFIESDMWFDFLLDLLVTE